A genome region from Micromonospora sp. M71_S20 includes the following:
- a CDS encoding sensor histidine kinase, with translation MLLARLRIRGKLALLVVIPLLSMVALAVPAVLDRVAAAQRAGEIADRVRVASRIGSLVQDLQQERVLSVGLLLGRVTRSELMQKTAGVDDRVADLRAAPAGLLPPEVTEALHGVRGLTDLRAAVLAGTASPDQIMAAYGPVSTGLIDALRLPFGVDTDTAAGRQVLALDGLLRVDEAMGACATLIVLVKATGSPRASASYVACMAGLRADNQGFRSLITPEQLKLVTLNDAAVAARTSADFLTRSALDPAGATRDIPLDALFPSVRSMITFGQFIEKKLVADVIAEVSGQQRRALTEAYLVGGIVTLILALVVLLSAAVARTVARPLTRLTRSADRVARVAEAELTRVADDETEGAAPVRLDPVDVRARDEIGDLARAFDRVQSTAARLVERQVAGRRNVAQMFGHVGRRTQNLVGRQIALIDRLERQETDPGRLEHLYRLDHISSRLRRNAGSLVVLSGSAGADPHVAPVPLGDVVRLALGEIEDYTRVDVQVPPGVSVAPGTVGDLVLALAELMENATVFSPPHTRVTVGGEPTGSGARLTVVDRGIGMAPERLSEENARLTRRERLDLAPTEVLGLFVVGRLARRHGWEVRLTPTAGGGVTAHLDVPETSLVVHRAERAGVTVARAAVPARDRRPTDAPEAARPRAAAGAAPAGSDAAVGAAPEATPSGFDAALLSRATRSLESGASWDAFSSGGEPAGVELRAPAGTGPPAPAAAAPRGVRQRVPGASLPPAGPPAAPPKPGPVEVTDADPAAARALVEAVESGVRRAGVGRRTPDGAAPAGLTRRVPGANLTATPARQPVSPPENPDEVRDLLTAFEAGVARALREVSQDRRYEEGTSR, from the coding sequence ATGCTGCTCGCTAGGCTCCGCATCCGGGGCAAGCTCGCGCTGCTCGTGGTCATCCCGCTGCTGAGCATGGTGGCGCTGGCCGTGCCGGCGGTGCTCGACCGCGTGGCTGCCGCGCAACGGGCCGGCGAGATCGCCGACCGGGTCCGCGTCGCCAGCCGGATCGGCAGCCTCGTGCAGGACCTGCAACAGGAGCGCGTCCTCTCGGTCGGGCTGCTGCTCGGCCGGGTCACCCGCAGCGAGCTGATGCAGAAGACCGCCGGCGTGGACGATCGGGTCGCCGACCTGCGGGCCGCCCCGGCAGGCCTGCTGCCGCCGGAGGTGACCGAGGCCCTGCACGGCGTACGCGGGCTGACCGACCTGCGTGCCGCGGTGCTCGCCGGCACCGCCAGCCCGGACCAGATCATGGCCGCGTACGGGCCGGTCAGCACGGGACTGATCGACGCGCTGCGGCTGCCGTTCGGGGTGGACACCGACACGGCGGCCGGGCGGCAGGTGCTGGCCCTGGACGGGTTGCTCCGCGTCGACGAGGCGATGGGCGCCTGCGCCACCCTCATCGTGCTCGTCAAGGCCACCGGCTCGCCCCGGGCGAGCGCCTCGTACGTCGCCTGCATGGCGGGGCTGCGGGCGGACAACCAGGGGTTCCGCAGCCTGATCACGCCGGAGCAGCTGAAGCTGGTGACGCTCAACGACGCGGCCGTGGCCGCCCGGACCAGCGCGGACTTCCTCACCAGGAGCGCGCTGGACCCGGCCGGCGCGACCAGGGACATCCCGTTGGACGCGCTCTTCCCGTCGGTCCGCTCGATGATCACCTTCGGGCAGTTCATCGAGAAGAAGCTCGTCGCCGACGTCATCGCCGAGGTGAGCGGGCAGCAACGCCGGGCGCTGACCGAGGCGTACCTGGTGGGCGGGATCGTCACCCTGATCCTCGCCCTGGTGGTGCTGCTCAGCGCGGCCGTCGCCCGGACGGTGGCCCGGCCGCTGACCCGGCTCACCCGCTCCGCCGACCGGGTGGCCCGGGTCGCCGAGGCGGAGCTGACCCGAGTCGCCGACGACGAGACCGAGGGCGCCGCGCCGGTACGCCTCGACCCCGTCGACGTGCGCGCCCGCGACGAGATCGGCGACCTGGCCCGCGCGTTCGACCGGGTGCAGAGCACCGCCGCCCGGCTCGTGGAACGGCAGGTCGCCGGCCGGCGCAACGTGGCCCAGATGTTCGGCCACGTCGGCCGCCGTACGCAGAACCTCGTCGGCCGGCAGATCGCGCTGATCGACCGGCTGGAGCGGCAGGAGACCGACCCCGGCCGACTGGAGCACCTGTACCGGCTCGACCACATCTCCAGCCGGCTGCGCCGCAACGCCGGCAGCCTGGTGGTGCTCTCCGGCTCGGCCGGCGCCGACCCCCACGTGGCGCCGGTGCCGCTCGGGGACGTGGTCCGGCTGGCGCTCGGCGAGATCGAGGACTACACCCGGGTCGACGTGCAGGTCCCGCCCGGCGTGTCGGTGGCGCCCGGCACCGTCGGCGACCTCGTCCTGGCGCTGGCCGAGCTGATGGAGAACGCGACGGTCTTCTCCCCGCCGCACACCCGGGTCACCGTGGGCGGTGAGCCGACCGGCTCCGGCGCCCGGCTGACCGTGGTGGACCGGGGCATCGGCATGGCCCCGGAACGGCTGTCTGAGGAGAACGCCCGACTCACCCGGCGGGAGCGGCTCGATCTCGCGCCGACCGAGGTGCTGGGGCTCTTCGTGGTGGGTCGGCTGGCCCGCCGGCACGGCTGGGAGGTGCGCCTGACGCCGACCGCCGGCGGCGGGGTGACCGCGCACCTGGACGTCCCGGAGACGTCGCTGGTGGTCCACCGCGCCGAGCGGGCCGGCGTGACCGTGGCCCGGGCCGCCGTACCCGCCCGCGACCGGCGCCCGACCGACGCGCCGGAGGCCGCCCGGCCCCGCGCGGCGGCCGGCGCGGCCCCGGCCGGGTCCGACGCGGCGGTCGGCGCGGCCCCGGAGGCTACGCCGTCCGGGTTCGACGCGGCGCTGCTGAGCCGCGCCACCCGCAGCCTGGAGTCCGGCGCCTCCTGGGACGCGTTCAGCTCCGGTGGCGAGCCGGCCGGCGTCGAGCTGCGGGCACCGGCCGGCACCGGGCCACCCGCACCGGCCGCAGCCGCTCCTCGGGGCGTCCGGCAGCGGGTGCCCGGCGCCAGCCTGCCCCCGGCCGGGCCGCCGGCCGCCCCGCCGAAGCCCGGGCCGGTGGAGGTCACCGACGCGGACCCGGCCGCCGCCCGCGCCCTCGTCGAGGCCGTCGAGTCGGGCGTACGCCGGGCCGGAGTGGGCCGGCGTACGCCGGACGGTGCCGCACCGGCCGGGCTGACCCGGCGGGTGCCCGGGGCGAACCTGACCGCCACGCCGGCCCGTCAGCCCGTCAGCCCACCGGAGAACCCGGACGAGGTCCGCGACCTCCTCACCGCGTTCGAGGCGGGCGTCGCCCGCGCTCTGCGTGAAGTCAGCCAAGACCGCCGCTACGAAGAGGGAACATCACGGTGA
- a CDS encoding roadblock/LC7 domain-containing protein: MTSPFLHDNVDHQNPGAGDLSPEARTFNWLLDSFTSSTAGVLEAIAVSSDGLLMAMSAIKDRSNAERLAAVVSGMTSLAGGAASWYALGGLNRVVVDMAEGYLLISAISSGSVLGVVADRSANLGTVAYEMTLFAGRAGGALTPRLIAELKNAAQQ; the protein is encoded by the coding sequence GTGACCAGCCCCTTCCTGCACGACAACGTCGACCACCAGAACCCGGGCGCCGGGGACCTGAGCCCGGAGGCGCGCACCTTCAACTGGTTGCTGGACTCCTTCACCTCCAGCACGGCCGGCGTGCTGGAGGCCATCGCCGTCTCGTCGGACGGGCTGCTGATGGCCATGTCGGCGATCAAGGACCGCTCCAACGCGGAGCGGCTCGCCGCGGTGGTCTCCGGCATGACAAGCCTCGCCGGCGGCGCCGCGAGCTGGTACGCCCTCGGCGGGCTGAACCGGGTGGTCGTGGACATGGCCGAGGGCTACCTGCTGATCAGCGCGATCAGCAGCGGCTCCGTGCTCGGGGTGGTCGCCGACCGCTCGGCGAACCTCGGCACCGTCGCCTACGAGATGACGCTCTTCGCCGGGCGGGCCGGTGGCGCCCTCACGCCGAGACTGATCGCCGAACTGAAGAACGCCGCCCAGCAATGA
- a CDS encoding DUF742 domain-containing protein codes for MTPEVAGEGPDPEPTVRIRPYLRASSPHDARPGLPATPAAPATEDGPAGPRPFVLTAGRVAGTDPAIGLETQVTARPAADRAAPTWLAPELQAIVSLCDEPISVAEISARTRLHFGVTRVLVGDLRAAGHLDVHEGADALDPDIILRVIDGLRAIS; via the coding sequence ATGACCCCCGAGGTCGCCGGCGAGGGTCCGGACCCGGAACCCACGGTCCGGATCCGGCCCTACCTGCGCGCGTCGTCCCCGCACGACGCCCGGCCCGGCCTGCCGGCCACCCCGGCCGCGCCGGCGACCGAGGACGGGCCCGCCGGCCCGCGCCCGTTCGTGCTCACCGCCGGGCGGGTGGCCGGCACCGACCCGGCGATCGGGCTGGAGACGCAGGTGACCGCCCGGCCGGCGGCCGACCGGGCGGCGCCGACCTGGCTGGCGCCCGAGTTGCAGGCGATCGTCTCGCTCTGCGACGAGCCGATCTCGGTCGCCGAGATCTCCGCCCGTACCCGGCTGCACTTCGGCGTGACCCGGGTGCTGGTCGGCGACCTCCGCGCCGCCGGCCACCTGGACGTGCACGAGGGCGCCGACGCCCTCGATCCCGACATCATCCTGCGAGTGATTGATGGACTCCGTGCGATCTCCTGA
- a CDS encoding ATP/GTP-binding protein — MDSVRSPEWPVAPLGGVAANSAAARYGSPTGPQPAASAPPPHRAPATGVAAVPRPAPAAAPPIPVKILIAGGFGVGKTTTVGAISEIAPLTTEAEMTTAGIGVDDPGVRSAKTTTTVAMDFGCVTIDRSLKLYLFGTPGQARFGFMWDDLARGALGALVVVDSARLDDCYPAIDFFERASLPFVVGVNAFDGRLAHDLDAIRWALAVGDHVPLVQFDARDRLSVRDALLVVLDRALERATREGKS, encoded by the coding sequence ATGGACTCCGTGCGATCTCCTGAATGGCCGGTCGCCCCGCTGGGCGGGGTCGCCGCCAACAGCGCCGCCGCCCGGTACGGCTCCCCGACGGGGCCGCAACCCGCCGCGTCCGCTCCGCCGCCGCACCGGGCGCCGGCCACCGGGGTGGCCGCCGTGCCCCGGCCGGCGCCGGCCGCCGCACCGCCGATCCCGGTCAAGATCCTCATCGCCGGCGGCTTCGGGGTCGGCAAGACCACCACGGTCGGCGCGATCTCCGAGATCGCCCCGCTGACCACCGAGGCGGAGATGACCACCGCCGGGATCGGCGTCGACGACCCGGGCGTACGCTCCGCGAAGACCACCACCACGGTGGCGATGGACTTCGGCTGCGTCACCATCGACCGCAGTCTGAAGCTGTACCTGTTCGGCACGCCGGGGCAGGCCCGGTTCGGTTTCATGTGGGACGACCTGGCCCGGGGGGCGCTCGGCGCCCTCGTCGTGGTGGACAGCGCCCGGCTGGACGACTGCTACCCGGCGATCGACTTCTTCGAGCGGGCCAGCCTGCCCTTCGTGGTCGGGGTGAACGCCTTCGACGGACGGCTGGCGCACGACCTCGACGCGATCCGGTGGGCGCTGGCCGTCGGCGACCACGTGCCCCTGGTGCAGTTCGACGCCCGGGACCGGCTCTCGGTGCGGGACGCCCTGCTGGTCGTCCTGGACCGCGCACTCGAGCGGGCCACCCGGGAGGGGAAGTCCTGA
- a CDS encoding AAA family ATPase, with protein MAEPDLTLTASLRPAALDARRGVVRLHPEVLTALALRPGDPVRLAGRRVTAGIVAPAEPTASTALLYADDLMLGNLGIRDGAQVAVSRLPVTPARRVLLAGPAQIAAVVSPEMLRLALLGKVVTTGDDVSLLPQDVLPDASVRSLVEAARRSLSNSVGYAWTSTLLAVVAAEPDTGSLVTMDTVVGWEHGQATHGSAGTGPAGRGRRLDAAGPTANGTAPGWPPATGGGLADVRPPSAVDATGRTAGSVDDAPPAVDELPGLRAQADELTELLDLGFHHREVLGRLGTTVSLGVLIAGPAGSGKAALVRAVAARVGARVSPLWAPEVAALTNQAAADRLRAAAAEARADGPGVLLVTDVEALAPADGPGPVATVFRQVVAETVRAGAAVVCTTGRPEAVDPALRAPDLLSLRISVPLPDAALRREQLTVLTRQVPLADDVRLDEVAGRTPGFVAADLAALLREAGVRAALRQKSAETPTVSMADFTAALEVVRPTTMAASTLELASVTLDDVGDLTEVKETLTESVLWPLTYPDTFARLGVQPPRGVLLYGPPGCGKTYLVTALAGSGRANVLSVKGAELLSKWVGESERAVRELFRRAREAAPTLIFLDEVDALAPVRGQASDGGTTDRVVAALLTELDGVETLRNVVVVGATNRPDLVDPALLRPGRLERLVYVPPPDGPARAEILRASARNVPLAPEVDLVELGGELDGFSAADCAALVREAALAAMRESLTASTVTAAHVAAARARVRPSLDPAQVAWLAAYAEKRGG; from the coding sequence GTGGCGGAACCCGACCTGACCCTGACCGCGAGCCTGCGGCCGGCGGCCCTCGACGCCCGACGGGGCGTCGTCCGGCTGCACCCGGAGGTGCTCACCGCGCTGGCGCTGCGTCCCGGCGACCCGGTGCGGCTGGCGGGCCGGCGGGTGACCGCCGGCATCGTCGCGCCGGCCGAGCCGACCGCCAGCACCGCGCTGCTCTACGCCGACGACCTGATGCTGGGCAACCTCGGCATCCGCGACGGCGCCCAGGTGGCGGTGAGCCGCCTGCCGGTCACGCCGGCCCGGCGGGTGCTCCTCGCCGGTCCGGCGCAGATCGCCGCCGTGGTCTCGCCCGAGATGCTCCGGCTGGCCCTGCTCGGCAAGGTGGTGACGACCGGGGACGACGTGTCGCTGCTGCCGCAGGACGTGCTGCCCGACGCCTCGGTGCGCAGCCTGGTGGAGGCCGCCCGGCGCAGCCTCTCCAACAGCGTCGGGTACGCCTGGACCAGCACGCTGCTCGCCGTGGTCGCCGCCGAGCCCGACACCGGCTCGCTGGTCACCATGGACACGGTGGTGGGCTGGGAACACGGCCAGGCGACCCACGGCTCCGCCGGCACCGGGCCCGCCGGGCGGGGGCGACGCCTCGACGCGGCCGGCCCGACGGCGAACGGGACCGCCCCCGGCTGGCCGCCCGCCACGGGCGGCGGCCTGGCGGACGTACGCCCACCGAGCGCCGTGGACGCCACCGGGCGGACCGCCGGGAGCGTCGACGACGCGCCGCCCGCGGTGGACGAGCTGCCCGGGCTGCGGGCGCAGGCCGATGAGCTGACCGAGCTGCTCGACCTCGGCTTCCACCACCGGGAGGTGCTCGGCCGGCTGGGCACGACCGTCTCGCTGGGCGTCCTGATCGCCGGGCCGGCCGGCTCCGGCAAGGCGGCGCTCGTGCGGGCCGTGGCCGCCCGGGTCGGGGCCCGGGTCAGCCCACTCTGGGCCCCCGAGGTGGCCGCGCTGACCAACCAGGCCGCCGCCGACCGGCTGCGCGCCGCCGCCGCCGAGGCGCGCGCCGACGGCCCCGGGGTGCTGCTGGTCACCGACGTGGAGGCGCTCGCCCCGGCGGACGGGCCGGGCCCGGTGGCGACCGTGTTCCGGCAGGTGGTCGCCGAGACCGTACGGGCGGGGGCGGCGGTCGTCTGCACCACCGGCCGGCCCGAGGCCGTCGACCCCGCGCTGCGCGCGCCGGACCTGCTCTCGCTGCGGATCAGCGTGCCGCTGCCGGACGCGGCCCTGCGCCGGGAGCAGTTGACGGTGCTGACCCGGCAGGTCCCGCTCGCCGACGACGTGCGGCTCGACGAGGTCGCCGGGCGTACCCCCGGCTTCGTCGCCGCCGACCTGGCCGCGCTGCTCCGCGAGGCCGGGGTGCGCGCGGCGCTGCGGCAGAAGTCGGCCGAGACGCCGACGGTGTCGATGGCCGACTTCACCGCCGCGCTGGAGGTGGTCCGCCCGACCACCATGGCCGCCTCCACCCTGGAGCTGGCCTCGGTGACGCTGGACGACGTGGGCGACCTGACGGAGGTCAAGGAGACGCTGACCGAGTCGGTGCTCTGGCCGCTGACCTACCCGGACACCTTCGCCCGGCTCGGCGTGCAGCCGCCGCGCGGGGTGCTCCTCTACGGCCCACCCGGCTGCGGCAAGACCTACCTGGTCACGGCGCTGGCCGGCTCGGGGCGGGCGAACGTGCTCTCGGTGAAGGGCGCGGAGCTGCTGTCGAAGTGGGTCGGCGAGAGCGAGCGCGCGGTCCGCGAGCTGTTCCGCCGGGCCCGGGAGGCCGCCCCCACCCTGATCTTCCTGGACGAGGTGGACGCGCTCGCCCCGGTACGCGGCCAGGCCAGCGACGGCGGCACCACCGACCGGGTGGTGGCCGCGCTGCTGACCGAGCTGGACGGCGTGGAGACGCTGCGCAACGTGGTGGTGGTCGGCGCGACGAACCGCCCCGACCTGGTCGACCCGGCGCTGCTGCGCCCGGGACGGCTGGAACGGCTGGTCTACGTGCCGCCGCCGGACGGGCCGGCGCGGGCGGAGATCCTGCGCGCCTCGGCGCGGAACGTGCCGCTGGCGCCCGAGGTGGACCTCGTGGAGCTGGGTGGGGAGCTGGACGGCTTCTCGGCGGCGGACTGTGCCGCGCTGGTGCGGGAGGCGGCCCTGGCCGCCATGCGGGAGTCGCTGACGGCGTCCACGGTCACGGCCGCGCACGTGGCGGCGGCCCGCGCCCGGGTCCGCCCGTCCCTGGACCCGGCCCAGGTCGCCTGGCTAGCCGCGTACGCCGAGAAGCGGGGCGGCTGA
- a CDS encoding gas vesicle protein K — translation MTAPGDPAGGPDGPGGGAGTAGVGRAGGGGPRRDEAAELAAALGDTRWQPPRVTPLDRRLAVDRDSVERGLASLVLTVIELLRQLMERQALRRVDLGDLTEEQVERIGTTLMALEEQMTGLREYFGLTPEDLNLDLGPLGPLLPTD, via the coding sequence ATGACCGCCCCCGGCGATCCCGCGGGCGGCCCGGACGGCCCGGGCGGCGGGGCCGGGACAGCGGGCGTGGGCCGCGCGGGCGGCGGTGGCCCCCGCCGGGACGAGGCGGCCGAACTCGCCGCCGCGCTCGGCGACACCCGGTGGCAGCCGCCCCGGGTGACGCCGCTGGACCGCCGGCTGGCCGTCGACCGGGACTCCGTCGAGCGGGGGCTGGCCAGCCTCGTGCTCACTGTGATCGAGCTGCTGCGGCAGCTCATGGAGCGACAGGCGCTGCGCCGGGTCGACCTCGGCGACCTCACCGAGGAGCAGGTCGAACGGATCGGCACCACGCTGATGGCCCTCGAGGAGCAGATGACGGGGCTGCGCGAGTACTTCGGCCTCACCCCCGAGGACCTGAACCTCGACCTCGGGCCCCTCGGCCCCCTCCTGCCCACCGACTGA
- a CDS encoding gas vesicle protein: MTTSLAASSADDPLAYRPVALVDLLDRVLATGVVISGDITIAIADVDLVRISLRALVASVGALAPPELRDAAAADVPPGTPA, from the coding sequence GTGACCACGTCGCTCGCGGCCAGCAGCGCCGACGACCCGCTGGCCTACCGGCCGGTGGCCCTGGTCGACCTGCTCGACCGGGTCCTTGCCACCGGCGTGGTGATCAGCGGCGACATCACCATCGCCATCGCCGACGTCGACCTGGTCCGGATCTCCCTGCGGGCACTGGTCGCCTCCGTCGGCGCGCTCGCCCCGCCGGAGCTGCGGGACGCCGCTGCGGCCGACGTCCCGCCGGGAACGCCGGCATGA
- a CDS encoding GvpL/GvpF family gas vesicle protein produces MSSTADLVPATGPASLGVGVWLHGVARDVDPALLATTAGMDGAPVRAVRAAGLVAVVSAAPLAEYGEEALRRNLEDLAWLERAARTHHAVVAALSRGGAVVPARLATVHHDEARVAGQLTARRVELTAVLERLTGHDEWGVKGYVVPGATPRPAEPAGSGGAGAAYLRRRRAQLTAREEGQRIAADAASAVHGALAGHATAARRHPPQDRRLSGAPTAMVLNGAYLVGHGSVAGFRQLVGALAERHPEIRLELTGPWPPYSFAEERPPGPALTVREPAW; encoded by the coding sequence ATGAGTTCGACCGCTGACCTCGTACCCGCCACCGGGCCGGCGAGCCTCGGCGTCGGGGTGTGGCTGCACGGCGTGGCGCGGGACGTCGACCCGGCCCTGCTCGCCACGACCGCCGGGATGGACGGCGCTCCGGTGCGCGCGGTGCGGGCCGCGGGCCTGGTCGCCGTCGTCAGCGCCGCGCCGCTGGCCGAGTACGGCGAGGAGGCGCTGCGCCGCAACCTGGAGGACCTGGCCTGGCTGGAGCGGGCGGCCCGGACGCACCACGCGGTGGTCGCGGCCCTGTCCCGCGGCGGCGCCGTGGTGCCCGCCCGGCTCGCCACCGTCCACCACGACGAGGCCCGGGTGGCGGGCCAGCTCACCGCCCGCCGGGTCGAGCTGACCGCCGTCCTGGAGCGGCTCACGGGCCACGACGAGTGGGGCGTCAAGGGGTACGTCGTGCCGGGCGCGACGCCCCGTCCGGCGGAGCCCGCCGGTTCGGGCGGGGCCGGGGCGGCGTACCTGCGGCGGCGCCGGGCCCAGCTCACCGCCCGCGAGGAGGGGCAGCGGATCGCCGCCGACGCCGCCTCCGCCGTGCACGGGGCACTGGCCGGGCACGCGACGGCCGCCCGACGCCACCCGCCGCAGGACCGCCGGCTCTCCGGGGCCCCCACCGCCATGGTGCTCAACGGGGCGTACCTGGTCGGGCACGGGTCGGTCGCCGGATTCCGCCAACTGGTCGGCGCGCTCGCCGAGCGGCATCCGGAGATCCGGCTGGAGCTGACCGGCCCGTGGCCGCCGTACTCCTTCGCCGAGGAACGGCCCCCCGGGCCGGCGCTCACCGTACGGGAGCCGGCGTGGTGA
- a CDS encoding gas vesicle protein: MVDLIRGDGGRARRSEPVDDRYDDEEEYLEPISAVEAAREGMRQIVELTGRDPVGTTSLKSSRDGWLIGVEVIEDRRIPSSTDLLGLYEVELDLEGGLLGYRRVRRYQRGKGEVG; encoded by the coding sequence GTGGTGGATCTGATCCGCGGCGACGGCGGTCGGGCGCGTAGGAGTGAGCCCGTCGACGACCGGTACGACGACGAGGAGGAGTACCTCGAACCGATCTCGGCCGTCGAGGCGGCGCGCGAGGGGATGCGGCAGATCGTCGAGTTGACCGGCCGGGATCCGGTGGGGACGACCTCGCTGAAGTCGTCGCGGGACGGCTGGCTGATCGGGGTGGAGGTCATCGAGGACCGGCGGATCCCCAGCTCCACCGACCTGCTCGGCCTCTACGAGGTGGAGCTGGACCTGGAGGGCGGCCTGCTCGGCTACCGGCGGGTACGGCGCTACCAGCGCGGGAAGGGCGAGGTGGGTTGA
- a CDS encoding gas vesicle protein GvpG → MDILWTLLTLPYAPMRGLTAVVKVIAREAESRQHNPVDVRRELEALDAAAAAGEISDAERDRGQQQVLERLTGGARRPAPAQGRTPARNGPGSRRENGGTRQQPGTERARQPGTGRARQGATERARQAGTERARRVPRGGGEGGERGGGSDPRRRRSGA, encoded by the coding sequence GTGGACATCCTGTGGACGCTGCTGACCCTGCCGTACGCGCCCATGCGGGGGCTGACCGCGGTGGTGAAGGTCATCGCCCGGGAGGCGGAGTCGCGGCAGCACAACCCCGTCGACGTCCGGCGGGAACTGGAGGCGCTGGACGCGGCGGCGGCCGCCGGCGAGATCAGCGATGCGGAACGGGACCGGGGGCAGCAGCAGGTGCTGGAGCGGCTGACCGGGGGTGCCCGGCGGCCGGCGCCCGCCCAGGGCCGGACCCCGGCCCGGAACGGCCCCGGGTCCCGCCGGGAGAACGGCGGGACCCGGCAGCAGCCCGGCACGGAACGGGCGCGGCAACCCGGCACGGGCCGGGCGCGGCAGGGCGCCACGGAACGGGCCCGGCAGGCCGGTACGGAACGGGCGCGGCGGGTGCCGCGCGGCGGCGGCGAGGGAGGTGAGCGCGGTGGTGGATCTGATCCGCGGCGACGGCGGTCGGGCGCGTAG
- a CDS encoding GvpL/GvpF family gas vesicle protein, which produces MAEETGMFIYGIVPSDVEPTPDAAGVGDPPGEVAAVRHRDLAALVSEVSLTEPIGRPADLTAYQELVDGTAAVAPVLPVRFGTVVTGSDAVADLLDAHHDRFAAALDEFEGRIQYTVHGRYDEANLIAAVLADNPAAAELADQVRGQPEAATRTQRIRLGEIISQAVELRREAENRQLVDTLGPLVVASAPRPPSNELDASNAAFLVDQDREDEFVSAVEEYAEQRRELIRMRLLGPLAPYDFVSAHQLMG; this is translated from the coding sequence ATGGCCGAGGAGACCGGGATGTTCATCTACGGCATCGTGCCCTCCGACGTGGAGCCGACCCCGGACGCCGCCGGGGTCGGCGACCCGCCCGGAGAGGTGGCGGCGGTCCGGCACCGCGACCTGGCCGCGCTGGTCAGCGAGGTGAGCCTGACCGAGCCGATCGGCCGGCCGGCGGACCTGACCGCGTACCAGGAACTGGTGGACGGTACGGCGGCCGTGGCGCCGGTGCTGCCGGTGCGCTTCGGCACGGTCGTCACCGGGTCCGACGCGGTCGCCGACCTGCTGGACGCGCACCACGACCGCTTCGCCGCCGCCCTCGACGAGTTCGAGGGCCGGATCCAGTACACGGTGCACGGGCGCTACGACGAGGCGAACCTGATCGCGGCGGTGCTGGCGGACAATCCCGCCGCCGCCGAGCTGGCGGACCAGGTGCGTGGGCAGCCGGAGGCGGCCACCCGGACGCAGCGGATCCGGCTCGGCGAGATCATCAGCCAGGCGGTGGAGCTGCGCCGGGAGGCGGAGAACCGGCAACTGGTCGACACCCTCGGTCCGCTCGTCGTGGCGAGCGCGCCCCGGCCGCCGAGCAACGAGCTGGACGCGTCGAACGCCGCCTTCCTGGTCGACCAGGACCGGGAGGACGAGTTCGTCTCGGCGGTCGAGGAGTACGCCGAGCAGCGCCGCGAGCTGATCCGGATGCGGCTGCTCGGCCCGCTCGCGCCGTACGACTTCGTCAGCGCCCACCAGTTGATGGGGTGA